DNA sequence from the Glycine soja cultivar W05 chromosome 18, ASM419377v2, whole genome shotgun sequence genome:
AGAGTTGGATCGACTGAAGCAAAATCTTAAAGAGGAGTTGACACAAAATATTAGAGATAAGTTGGGACAGTCGATCACCGAAAAAGTGACGAAACAACTAATTTTCTCGTTCAGCCAGATGCAATCCCAACAACCACATCCAATTGAGCCAGATGTAGCTTCTTCTGGTGCTCGTGTAAGTACAAAGGGAAGTTGTGTGGATCCCTCAAGGCAGGACCCTAACTCTGATATCTTATATATAAGTGGgttgtatgttgatgacattccTCCAATCTAGTTGCCCTTGGGAGAGTTTGTCAGGGTCATCAACCGTACACCACGTGTCGTTGGCCAATGATACGGAGAAGGTGGGTGTTGAAGAAATTTGAGATGTTGATGCTTGTGTGCCTATACTCACTAATGAGGTTTAGTTAGTAGGACAGACCCTGAACACCTTCATTGCTTGGTCAAAACATCttgtaaagcctttttcaaaaaatgattttcctttatgtggtgtttattattattaaaaaaaggatttgaccaAAATAAAGTCTTGACTATCATTAACTTATGTTTATTAACTGTGTTCCTTAAACAAGTATCACAAAATTTGAGCAAGTCTATTGATAGGCTGGAACCTGATGATGATCCCATATACTAAATAACTTTGATGATCCCACAGTTTTTCCTCAAGCATATGCAAGTGTCGTGGGATGCAAGGGTAAGCTTACCAAAAATAAGCACAATAAAACGAGATAAAACTTAACTGTTAAAACATAAAGAAACCCCATTATATAcatattgaatttaatattaagaaaTCATACTTAAGGCATAAATCTTAGACATTCATATAACAAAGCatcttataataataatcaacTCATCAACCATCACATCAAGATTAAATCATCAtgcattattatcatcatcaatcACTCGGTCATTATCACCATGATTCATTCATCAAGCAACATCATCATTAGTCCATCAGTCATCTACACCAAAGACAAACTCAATTTCATGGAGATTTACACTACATGAGCGATTAACCTAAGAACTTCATATCTCTTAACATAATCGCACTTTatgatatgaccatttgaggaGACCTAGATTAATCATGTGGAGGAAGTGTAGTTTTACTGAAAATGAATGAGTATGGATAGTAGCTTACTTTGTAAGGCTTGCAAAGACCTTAACCTATCTAAGAGTTTGTGCACTTATCCATTCTATATGCCATTTCATTGTTAACCATCACTGACAATCTTCAGTACTAGGTTGAGGGCCTTCATAGCACCCAAAACTTACGTGCCTACTAACAACAACTAAACTTGGATTCCTTGATGTTTAAGATACAACATAGTCATACCCACCATCTCACTCATGATCGATCTCAAGGACATCCAAGTTTCACCACCATCAACAATAATTCATCCCATATAcactaaaaaattactaaaccttGTAGGAAGTAGTTCTCAAAACTTTGACACAccattcaaagaaaaaatatagggGTGGTACTTGGAAAGATACCTCACTAAGCAAGACCCCCTGGTTGCTTTAGTGAGATGAAGTTATGGTGTTAAACTCACTCTCCcaaatatatcattttcatttcaacAAAAACCTTCCCAAAGGTCATAGCTAACCCTTCCAACACATATGGATAGTTACAaggaaatattattattcattataatCATCTTATCAACATCACCGCATTCACATCATCAAACAATGTCTATATCATCATTAAGAAATCAACCAACACAACTCAAGACATTCAtcaattaacataattatttcACCATCAACATAATATTCTTAACAATAAGGaatcaaataatataattatgcaTCACTATACCATAATAAAAACTTATACTTCATGTTTAAGATTCTCAAAACATCTCATAAATTTTGGGTTACTATCTCTTTCGTTTTTTATTATCCACCTATGACCTCCATAACTTATAAtcacaataaattaatatatattaactcaATTAagttgaatttcatctcatttGAAATTTAAGATTATCTCCAACTTTTATGTCTAcctaaaaacctatttttgaaGCAtactttgattaaaattataatctatATGAAACTTTTACTTATTACTGACAACTTGACATTTGTTCACTAATTTAAGCATATATAGATTTGTCGACATTATTTTTTAGTGAAACAAAAGCTAGTAGTTAGCTAACATCTAGGACTACAACTTTCATGATGATCATGTTTCCAAATTCGTTAATCTAGATCACCTATAGGGCCACAAAACTCCTAGCTAGCCCTATAACTGATTCAAAACGTTTTCATCATTCACAACCCCTCCAATCACTTACAAATGAttcaaaactcattccaatacTCAATACAAGTCGAAAGCAACATAAATCAACAATTAATTGAACAAATACAAAGTTAAATTAGAATTTGTGAATgtatatgtatacatgattttgatgatgtcaaaagaaaaataaaacaaagttgcTTCAAAAGATAAGCatggcttcaagattaatacaagattgcttcaacaaacaaagccttgcttcaagattaactcaagatcaagcctttcctttaaacaaagtgctttcaagacattcaaggctctagtaatcgattaccaggcagtgtaattgattaccagaagacagggttaagaaatagctgttgaaaaggattttgaatttgaattttcaacatgtaatcaattaccatatgtctgtaatcgattaccagcaacgaaattcctgaaattcaaattcaaaagtcatgacccttcaaattataactgtgtaatcgattacacaaatattgtaatcgattaccagtagagaattttcagaaaatctgccaacagtcacatcttttcattggatttgtgaatggccatcaaaggcccatatataggtgacttgggcacgaattttataagagagagttttgcttgctcagaatgtcttatcctcttaaaagaaaatgagagagagtCCAAGAGAACtacattgccaaatgctctctcaaaagaaactcttgggcaaacacttgctaatccattaagagtttctccatggacttcaattgtaatatccttctttttaagagagaattcttctttctttcttctcattcaaagagattgttTAAGGGACCAAGGGTCTCTTAATTTGTAAGAAAtgctgaacacaagggaagggttgtccctgtgtggttcagactttgtaaatggatttttacaaagggagtgaaaaatctcaagtgggttgcttgagtactggacgtaggcacgaaatttgttgaaccagtataaaactgtgttttcattctctcttcccttatcttatttattttgttgcaatcaattgtgtcttgaatgtttaaagaacattattaaattgattgttgcttcttctgcattctgagcctatctcttttagaagggggttaaaagtttgttagtgaaaaATTGATTCTCCCCTTCGTatgttattgaggccacaaggtctaaCAGAATTCCAAAATCAAGATCAATCAAGGTTTAGCTTCCTTTACCTATCCAACTCAATGAACTAACTTTGAGAACAAGGAAGGAAGAGAGGAAGGGATTTTAGCTCCAAGATGTAAGCTTTCTCCCTTTGACATAGCAACTACACACCATCCATACCACCCAAACCCCAAAAACCAACATAAACTACATCAAAACCATgaaaattaatacttttatgAAGATAAGAGGGGAAAGAGGAGTGTTCCTTACCACTAAACTAGCCCTCAAACTCAAATAAAGCACTACTAAAAGGTTCCTTgagcaaaaaaaatcaagatcTCAAACTCTCCAATGGAGGGTTGTCTGCTTAGTGTtagatcgagtggcctcagaataattaagaagggggggttgaattaattattcctaaaactttaccaattaaaaattactcttttaaggattttacttttgttgttaagagaatatggagtagaagagaaacttaacagaaagtaaaagcaaaaattaaatgcacagcggaaagtaaaagagtagggaagaaggaaacaaacacacaagagtttttgtactggttcggcaacaacccgtgcctacctccagtccccaagcgacctgcggtccttgagatttctttcaaccttgtaaaaatccttttacaagcaaagatccacaagggatgtaccctcccttgttctctttgaaaccctagtggatgtaccctccactagaactgatccacaagagatgtaccctctcttgttctcagtcaaacccaagtagatgtaccctctacttgtaccacaaaggatgtaccctccaatgtgttaagacaaagatctcaggctgttaaacctttgatactttgtgaatggggatacaaaagaattctcaggcggttaaacctttgaacgcttttgtattagggaatgggaagaatcaacagaattctcagactgtttcgttttgaattctttgacaagggagaagggagacacaaaagaattcaggcggttagtcccttgttcttttggaaaagagagaagagagacacaaaaagaattcaagcggttagtccttggcgaattctttttggcaaagggagaagagaatgaaaagatgaatagcacaagttttcaaggtttagaaaaccagaaaacttcagaaagcttttggtacaaaagaagaagaagttcaaagagattcaaggcttgtaaaggattgtatgaaataagtgttcaagattgttgttagaaagattgattcaaaatgaaaaacaaagccttgcttttatagactcttcatgtctggtcaagaaggccattcagaagagttataactttttagaaaaacttaaaacccatttgaaaaagtcaaaacctttttgaagagttacatcttttgatttttcagaaacagtcactggtaatcgattaccaaataagtgtaatcgattacacaaaacttttgagtgaaacaatgtgactcttcatttttaaatttgaatttcaacgttcaaggacactggtaatcgattaccaaaacattgtaatcgattacagccttttgaaaatatttggaacgttgtaaattcagtttgaaaactttttcaaactcatttttctactggtaatcgattacaacaatatgataatcgattaccagagagtaaaaactctttggtaaaggttttgtcaaaaactcatgtgctattcaaagttttgaaaaaacattttaatacttatcttgattgagtcttttcttcattcttgaatcttgagtcttgaatcttgatcttgattcttgagatcttgaatattgaatcttgattcttgattgtagactttcttcttgagtcttgaattcttcttgattcttgaactcttgacttgttcttgattcacttgagttgttatttgatcttttgagctttttgttcatcacctttgtcatcatcttttgttgtcatcattgttatcatcaaaacacctttgaatcattgttgattcatcatgaagctttgcttccacacttagagaggaggaagaaaaaagtgaaatgaGAGTGTTTTGATTGTGGTTCTTGAATCCCTTCATGTTGAGTATATGATTATCCCTATTCCTTCTAATCACATCCCTTCACTTCTTAAACTCATCCACCCTATCCCTATCACTCAAGGCCCACTCACCTCTGCCCAACCACTCTAAAATTTACTATTCACACCTAAAACAAGATTTTCACATACACAatcataaacatcacaaaccatcacttcataattaattattaattgaagacacttaaattaaatttaagtactCTTGCAATCTAATTAAACCACTTAATCAAACATTACGATAAGCATATTGTTACACATAGAGTTGGTTTGATGTTTTATCTTAGAATAGAGATTGATGTGCCACTAGGCACATGGCTTCATTAAGTTGTACAAAAAAAGAATACTCCCTACATCTcttaataaatacaataattaatacttttttaataaaaatatttttaaaagaatgaaattatttatttatatatataaaaactaaaaaaattaataattaatattaattgctACATTAATATCtatgtaataaaattaataatatttaatactacattaatattatttatgtgattagtttaattttttattaaatataattaaatcttttacaTTTGATTAGACAGACAACTATCATAAAATTTAGGTTTCAATCAATGGTTTTAAGATGTTTAACATTCCTTTACACATAGATAGATAAATATAGAGATAGATTggtaaatagattttttttttttgttacaagatAGGTAGGTAGATGGATTgattgctaattttttttttcggatTTCAAAAGAGATTCctaattactttaatttgtatattttttttagatttttttgtgattactttgaattagaatataaatataatatgtacaaaaaaaaaatactccctTCCTCCCTTAATAAATACAATAGTTAatactattttaataaaaatatttattaaaggataaatatatttatttatatatttataaaaactacaaaattaataatactaattCCTACGTTAATATCtatgttataaaattaataatattaaatactacattaatattatttatgtaattaatttaatttttttatcaaatataataagTCCTTTAAATTTGATTAGACCGACAACTATCATAAAGTTTAGGTTTCGATCAATTGCCGTAAGATATTCAACTCTCCTTTAaatatagatagataaatacataaattataaaagaaaatagatagataaattaattgtaatgtttaaaataaattaaaataaagtatttcACTTTGTTAGCTATCTAATTTTCATATAGGGCAACAAGTCATTGCATCTTTAAGGTaaaaagttagttttttttatccaagATTATAAAAGATAATGGACAATTCAAAGTTAAAATGAGATTTAATTATGCATTAATGTGgttaataactaaatttttaaccaagattaattcttcattaaaaattacattaattatgcATGAACGTGGTTTTTACcagctaaaaaaaaaattgtgatttttaccATTTCATTCTGTGTTGACTTAACATAGTAGCATAAAATTTCTAAACGATTAGCCGTTccctttaatatgttttttttaccatATTAAGCAATGAGTTGATGCTAATGCTGGTGGCAGGTGGAGACTTCATGAATCTCACAAATGTATGTAACTcgattcaataatttttaactataatCAATTCTAACCATTGtaaccattttttatttctgagtgatactttaaaaatatatttctatttattttataattttaaaaaggttaaaagataaaaactgtacaataattaaaatttaataaaatataatattccgtttcaaatcaaattttcttaatgaattaaaagatgagatttattttaaaataaataaatagcaatatattatttacaaagttggttaatttattaacattaaaattacagctaaatttattcatattaatttctaaattgCCTTTAAAAATACTCCATTAGTTAATTTTTGTGTATACGTGCGCACAATATTAATTGCTACACTACATtaccttttaaaaaatcattaattcttACTTTATTATCTaggtaataaaattaataatatgaaattcTACATGAAATAgtgattaatttaattctttattaaatattataaaatccattaaattttattatatcccGTGGCTATTGTAATGTTTAGGTttgactaaattataattttgttctcttgttttttttttttcatgatttcGGTAttcctaatttaaaaattttatagttttggttaatttttaattttgcatatttttttttcgattGAATCATAAACAAAATAGGTTTTTGCTTCagatacaataaaaaataatttagttaaagttaattaaaatataagaatgaaATACATAAAtgcatgcaaaaattaaaaatttgaccaaattaaattttgaattttttaaaataaagaatcaaaattacaaaataaaaaacaagaaaaccataattataatttaacctttaagtttcaataaatatttataactaaTATGTTCAAGTCTCCTTTATATAAATGGATAAATTGATTGATTGCTAATTgccttaattttaatatgatgtaacttattagaatatatattaaacattAATGTTACCAATTAATCTTAATCAAAATGTATATTGGTTAGAATTTctcaaaatgaaatattttaaaaaagaataattggttttttaaaaaggaGAATGATTGAATAAAATCGTGAATtgtgaatattaattattaattatttcaatttgaattgtattagaaaaattatatttgaaatcgAAAACATTGAAACAGAATTGATtcataatacatatttttattttccgaTTTGAACAGATTTCCCTCACAAAACTAATGCTTCAAACCCCTAGAATTTCCGAGAAGATCATagcatagttaaaaaaaattgaacgaaACTTTGTTACAGAATACTCAAATTCAATGTGACATCATAAACCGTTTCGAACAATACTCTCtctattttattgaaaatatttatttctattaCATCTACTTATCAATTTATCCGCAAATTTATGCTTGCACAGTTAATCACCATATACACATTTACTAAAATCAAAGGAAGGTTTAATATTGCAGGCTGCTGGAAGTAGTACCAAACTCtgcttttgaaaatataaatttggtcCAGCATCCTCCAAACAACTACAGAAATTCTTAATAGCTTGAGCATTGTTGGCTCTATGAATCGCCACTCTTGCTCCATCACAACAATGAGGAGTTGGAGTAGAAGGGCCTGGATTAACCAAATAAGGCACACATTGGTAAATTAATGGCTCATACCCATTGCACGTTGGAGGAAGTTGACAAGCAGTGAATGTTGTTACTGCCAAACCATAAGCCATAACAAGCATGACAAGAGCCAAAACTTTCTTCTCTCCCATCTTACCTTGAATATCTATGCTACTTTGTTTTCAGTATTATGAAGTTCTAAATTGTGATCAACCATCGCTACCATAGAATTACTTATATAGACCTAACATTAAGCTTAGAATAATTCtaaatcaatttataatatttttatgttaacaaaatactaatttagtcaaatgtttaaaatatatgaatttcaaacatcaatttagtcaaatatttaaaatatattaatttcaaacttcaatttagtcaaatatttaaaatatattcattccaaacattaatttagtcaaatgtttaaaatatattaatttcaaacattaatttagtcaaatattttttattttgagaatcAGGATATCCCTAATAAATGACTAGTGTCCTATAATACTAAGTTCCATTTAAGGAATTGATATCttacaacaaatattttttcatatatatgagtcaaaaattgaattcaaaatcACAAGTTTAAATAATAAGATTATCTATCAATCTTGTCAtatcatataatatttaatgttattatttagtATCTATCTTTTACTCAaatattttggttttaaaatatataattttaaaacaaatgacttttatttactaatattttatatataaatattatgataaaaaaatcatacatttaaaaatatatattaattagaaaatttaataaatatatcatttaataaataataaatacaataattaatactattttgaatacaaatattttttaaaggataaaagtatttatgaatatatttataacactacaaaaattaataatattaattgctacattaatatctatttaataaaattaataattttaaatgctACATTAATATCATTTGtcattaatttaattctcagtactaaaaaacatttttttacaatacaCAACGATTATGCGGAACTTAGAAGTTattgtttctaatttttatttctcccCCTCCTCTCTTGTTTCTCACTCTCCCTTTCCTCTCTCGTTTCCCACTTTCCCACTTTCCCTCTCACTCTCTGACTCCCCCTCTACCTTAATCGAGATCCCCTTAGACACGTCTGCCACCACTAGGAAGCCTTCCACATCGTGGCCGAGGAGGTTGACATTATTTTCATAGAGGGTGATGTGGTCGCCGCAAGCAAGGACGCAACCTAGGGTTTCAGTGGCGGAGAAGCATAGGGACACTGCTTTCGTCCTCCGCTCCCTGCTCTACGTCACTATGGCGACCCTCATTTCCAGGGTTTCGGGGCCACTCTCCAATGGGTTTCTAAGGTTGGCCTTGATGGACGTGATTGTGAATCCCGTGGTGAGATTCAATTACTTCAACAACCTCGTTGACATGGAGCGATGCATGAATGGGACGAGGAAGATAGTGGAGATCTTGGGGAGCAGGGCTTTGAGGGATTTCAAGTTTAGCAACTGGTTCGGGGAGCGAGACTTTAGGTTCATTGGCCTTGCTTTGCCACTTCACCAGACCGACTTCCCTAGTATGTCGTATTTCTATTGCTGGACAGTGAGCTCCATATGGCACTACCATGGAGGCTGCCACTATGATGAGCATTTTTACTTCAGGGTCGAGGATGGAGAGGACGACAGTAGCGATGCCAGGGTCAGAACAATTTGATTACCACAATCCCTTTTCTTTATCGAGTGCTTTCTTGACTTGTCAGAGAGGTCACCAAGAATAACACAAGGAACATGCAGCCACCATTTGTTATCTTTCCATGGAAAAAAATTTCGGAATGAGGCCCTACGTAATCTACTCGAATTCCCTGGTATGTTCTCTGCATACCAAAATTCAGTGTCCTAAAAAGTATCTAATATTTCATAAAAACAATATTATGTTAACGGTTTTAGTCACAAGAAGAATTGATGAAAACTGAGATGTTATAAGCAAGAAGAAATTGAGATTTGTCTTACTATAAGCATTGTGTCAAGCTTCTGTAGTGTAGGGGGGTTGACATAGATGTCTGATCTTGGCCTATTTTTCATCATCCGAAAAGAGCATTCGATCATGTTACTTACATTTAGAGGTGCCAAACAAGTTGTATCTAAGTTATAATTATGATCATTCAGCAAAACTCACTTCTACAATTGTGCTATCTTCTAAATATTGTGCAGTTGGAACAAATTCTTGTATGCCACTTCAACTGATCATTCTTTTTTTAACTGAATTATGCATGATGTTTGATTCTATTGTATGGTTAGAATGAATACTGTACAAATATTAGTTTATGAACTTGTTGTCACAAATGACAACCACAATCTTGCTTGATGCGATCGCCAATTACATATTGGTTTGTGTTAAATAAGGTGTcttgcaattttgttttttgtgttccCTGGAAAAAAGCCTTCCTGCCATAATTCATATTGTTGAgtgatttttagtttcaatttacAAGGTCTATGATGTTTTCTTATCAGTGCAATATGGTTTCATTCATGGATGACTTGGAGAATTGATGTTTAGAGCAAGTGAAGCATGCAATTCAACAAAGTGTTGCATGAatccatttttcttttactaaaagAATACCTTGAAGCATAGCAAGGATTGATTGATGATGGGCAAGTGGGGGGTTTTGTAGTTAACTATACCTTCTAATTGTTTACATGTTAAATGTATGTGTTTTACTTTCATAATAATCAGATTCAAATGTCTGACTTCATGTGTtgaagtttataaaaaatatttttatagtaaaattttattcttgttcctttttgataaaaaaaatatttttatactatttttaatttcatgtgttgaagttgataattttttttttttatataaaagatacCTTTTAGGACAACTGGTAGCTAATTTGGAATGTTTTAGGTACAAAGAGATTTCCTGTTTGATTAATTGTTTTCTGCATTTAGTTCTCCTTGACAAATCTTTCTAATTGGAAATTGCAAATTTTTAGGTATTTTTGTGCTTATGATTGTCATTCCATCTGTTGCAACCGAAAGGGCTAGTGCCAAGTTTGTTTCCACCCTTTTTCAATACAGAAAATGGTGAAGGAATCAACAACAAGCCCTGCATATTTCTCTTGAGACTTCTAATGAGTCAGTATACCCTAACTGGAATTGATGCATCAGCTCATATGGTATATCTTTTCTACTCTTTTTCAtccttttctcaaaattttattgCCTTGAAAAGCTTTTAGAAATTTCCTTGTCTGATacattacacttttttttttattgatcccTCCCTATAAAGTAAGTCTAAAAAAGAATTCATGCATTGTTGATCCCGTGAGCTCTTGTTATCATTTATCAACTTAAACCTTTGAGGTGTCAATCTTAAGACCAAGTCTAGATCCAACATGAAAATTAGTTTGTCAATAACCTCGGTTTAGGTAATAGGAGTTACCAAGTTTCTCTTgcttttcaattttgaaaattctACGCTGCCATTGTTAGATTGAAGTTACTAGATGACCTAGACTAAGACTTTCTGGTTACTTAACTTGTATTTGCAGACAGAGGAAACCAAGGATGTTGTAATAGTTTTATGGTGTTCTACTAAGCTTTGAGTCACTAAGCCTAGCTTAAATTTTAGTTCAATTTGGTTGGACGACTTCTTGGCCCTAGGGGTAATTCACTAAAGTGAGTGGAGGCTACCACAGGTTGTCGTGTATTTATCAGAGGAAAAGGTTCAATAAAAGAACTAGATAAGGTATCATCTCTTCTTTAGTGGATTGtcttgcaagttgcaaatcCTAAGAACCTAATTTAATGTCATAGTTACTTCTTCTTTCAATTTGTTGAGTGTGCCTTTTTTTTCTGACTAGATATATTAACTATAACCATTAACTTCACTCTACCATTTATAATCCAAAGGAAGAGTTGTTATGAGGAAGGCCAGCTTACGAACACTTAAATGAATCACTACACATTTTGGTTGAGGCTGAGTTACCTGTCAATGTTGTTGATATAAGGTCGAGGCAAGCACAGGAAATCATAGAAGAACTACTCAAACCCATGGTATCTCCTTATAGTTTTAAAGCTCTGAATATTACTTACTATTTTGCATTTGCTAACTTTTTTTACACTGATGAAGTACAATGATTTGTGTGCCAATTTAACAAGAAGCATCTAGTTTGATAATGCAAACTTCATGTCAATGCATTTTGTAGGCATGTCACATAACTTATTCA
Encoded proteins:
- the LOC114396965 gene encoding non-specific lipid-transfer protein C, cotyledon-specific isoform-like, with the translated sequence MGEKKVLALVMLVMAYGLAVTTFTACQLPPTCNGYEPLIYQCVPYLVNPGPSTPTPHCCDGARVAIHRANNAQAIKNFCSCLEDAGPNLYFQKQSLVLLPAACNIKPSFDFSKCVYGD